The Rattus norvegicus strain BN/NHsdMcwi chromosome 9, GRCr8, whole genome shotgun sequence genome contains the following window.
CACATCCTGGTCCACTATATTACATTCTGTGGATCGGGGTGGGAGTCAGATGCTCCAGAGGGTGGAGCCCTTCCTCCACCCTAAACGCCACATCCCCATCAATCCTCAAGCCCAGTTTTTCTGCATTTCATTGTGTTTCCTAAGACAGAACTATTTTGTACACAGCCTCTCCTAGCTTCAATCTTGCTGTGAGTTGGGTTCTTTCTctgagttaagagcactggctgctcttaagaggacctggttcagttcccagcacccacaatgcaGCTCACGGCTGTGtataactctagtttcagaggatctgacaccctcacacagacacgcagacaAAACAACAGTGcgcaaaacataaataaatctttaaaatgcattaaaagggggcgggctggagagatggctcagcggttaagagcactgactgctcttccagaggttcagagttcaattcccagcaaccacatggtggctcacaaccatctgtaatgaaatctgatgccctcttctggtgtgtctgaagacagctacagtgtgctcagataagtaaaattttaaaatgcattaaaaatatCTAAGAACAGGACCTCTCAACCCTTGCCAGGAAATCCTTGGCAGCTCAGATTTCTCCATCCCCCCTTGGTCTCCTCTGGTGAGCTCCATCTCTGTAAGCAGGGCTGTGAGCATGCTGTTCCTCCAATGCCCTGTGCAAGTCTCAGGCCTCTAGCGGGCCCCAGACTTGGGGTCCCTGGCTCATGGACTGTCTGGACTACATGAGTCCATTCTCCATCTCAAGAGCTCTATAGGACAGGACATGGAGCATGCCTTTGCCCAAGTGCTTTTTGGGAAAAGCAGATGTACTGGCtcgtgtgtgtcaacttgacacaagctggagttatcacagagaaaggagcctcccttgaggaaatgcttccatgagacccagctgtaaggcattttctcaattagtgatcaaggtgggcaggccccactgtgggtggtgccattcctgggctggtagtccggggttctataagaaagcagactgagcaagccagccagtaagtaatatccttccatggcttctgcatcagctcctgcttcctgacctgcttgagttccagtcctgacttcctttggtgatgaacagaaatgtgaagtataagctgaataaaccttttcctccccaacttgcttcttggtcatggtcgtgcaggaatagaaacccggACTAAGACAGCAGAGCACTCTGAAGTTTTAAATGCCAtggacaggggctggagagagagagtgcaATAGCTagttgctcttgaagaggaccagagttcaattcccagcaccacatggtagctcaccaTCATCCACAGCTCTAGTTCCGGGGGAATCCAGCGCCATCTTCTGACCTTGTCAGGCACCAGACCCTAGTgtggtatacatgcacacatgaaggcaaaacacttatacacgtaaaataaaatgaataaatctttttaaaaccgGTATAGAAAacggggagacagaggcagacagatccctgTGAGTCTGAGTCAAGTCTGGTAtcaaagctacacagaaaaaccctgtctcacaaaacaaaacaaaaacaaataaaaaggcagagagaaaaggaaggcacTAGACAGAGGGAGTGAGAATGGCCCCTGCACGAGGCACAGTGATTTCTCTCCCTGCCCAGGTCTCATTACACTTTCTATCTAACAAGTATTTAATGGAGGCTTTATGCATGgtttttttcaagtttttgtttgtttgttttgtttattgagacagggtcttgcttttAGACCAGATCAACCTTGAAGTCTGGCTCTGCCTGCTTCTTAGTTCTCAGCATTAGGATCAcaggtaccaccatgcctgactggattCCCTATAGTAAGCATTATTAGAaaacaggggaggaggaggaggaggaggaggaggaggaggaggaggaggaggaggaggggaataaGTGAGTGAATAATAATCCTGGGCCTGGATGGTTCATAGGCAATCTGCGAAAGGATGTTCATCTATACTCACTCAAATTATCCAGACTTTCACCTTCATTTCCCCTTTCTGCTCAGGACACAGGGCAATCTCCTTGgtgggcctgcctgcctgcctgcctgtcagaGGCCTAAGGCATCCAAGGCATTCTCCCACAAATGAAGAAGACCTTTTGCTCTGGAAAGAGCTACAACTATCCTTATGAATGTTTTCTTCTTAGGGAATACATCTAAGGTCGCTTCCCGGACAACAGgtttttggaaaagaaaacagataagGTTACATGTGCCTCTCAATGGTGATCCAGAAGCCTCAGAAAGATTACCCAATCTACTTCCCAGACTTCCCAAGGCTAGATCCAGGGTGAAGGGACTGGGTCCCTCCTTTTGCTTCTCACTCTGAAGGCTAAAGGACATGTGGAGGCAACCCGATGTTGGTCCTTTTGTCTTAGCAGATAAAGCATCTGATGGTGTTCCATCAAATCCTCCCTGACTGAGCCGTAGCCCGGCCTACCCTCTCTCAGACCAGCAGAGGGCGCGCACCGCTAGCGGGAAAAGAATGGACCAGCCGCCAAACAGTGTGAGAAAGCCTTTAAAGAGTAGAGGCAACTAATACCGAGAGTCGGGGCCAAAGCTACTGCAAGCAGCAGGGCGTTTGTGAAGGATAGTGAGAGGTGGTCTTGGGAGAACGGCACGAAGTAGGGAGTGGAGGCGGGGAAGGGTAATTAGGGCAAAATGAAGCTGAAGGAAACTTCGATGGAGTAGAGGGAAAGGTTCCGGGTTGTTAGATGTGATGCCTTGAGGAGATGGCGGAAAGGTGGGTGAGCTGGAGGAAGGCGAGGAAGGCGGAGTGGGGTGCTCCTTGGATTGAAAGTTGGAATGAAGTGGGATGAGGTGAGGGTGAGAGAGGCGCCCTCTCAGGATCCCACACACCGGATCCTCCTCACTTTAGGCCACCCACACCCAGGCTTGCTTGCCCTCATTCTTGGAGGCCTTTTGCTCTGCCTGCGCTGAGCCTTTAACCTTCTTGTCCTCCCTGAAAGGAGCCCTGGTGCAGCAATgaacagagagaggaggcagtAGGAAGCTTGGATCTTTAATGGGGCTGAAAGGAATATATACAGACGAGGGTCCTTGGGCCAGAGTGTGGTATGGAAGGGAGCGAAGCCAGAGTGTTGGGATAGGGATGGACAACAGCAGAGATGTTTTTGATGCTTCTCATATCCCGAAAAGGGGAGTGTGAGAAGCCTCGAGGTACTACCGAGGTACTACCGTTTGGAGTAGGTcgtgggagagaaaaaaaatgaggagagagagaggaaaaaaaaaaaacaaaacagaaaactagGGGTCATAAAGAGGAAGGCAGGGGCTCCAggtgagaagagaaaaaaaagacggGAGTTCCAGAATCTGGAGACTtggaagagaaaaattaaagtgGGAGCACATGCACCCTTCCTGGGGTGATGATAATGGGAGCCTGGAAGCCTCGTATTCAAGGAAGACCTCAGAGGCTTCCCATCCTTTCTTCCCTGGGCTGGGAGCGGCTGCTGCAACGAAATCTGTGGTAAAGGAACGTCGGGGAAATCTTCGGGGCTCCTCCCAGGATGAGGATGGGATTGGTCACTGGCTGTGTGGGAGAGGCCCCACTGCACCCGGCCGTCCCGTCTAGTGATAATGACCCCCCAAGTGCGAAGCGGCGGCCACCGCGCCAAAGGGCCCGGGAGGGGGCTGCAAGCCCGGGGTTGGGTAGAGCGCAGCggtggcggcggcagcggcggtgGCGTTGGGACCAGGCCAGTAAGAGAAGCCAGCGGGCGCCACGCCGGCCGAGGCTGCCATAAGGTTGAGTTTGGAGAGGCCGGGGAAGGGCAGTGGAGCCAGACCAGCCGGGAGCTTGTAAAGTGCGCCATCCTGGGCGGCGGCTGCCGctgcggcggcggcagcggcggcgtgGGCGTGCGCGGGTGGTGGCTGGCAAGCCTGTGCCAGGCCCTGGAAGTCAAAGCGGTAGGCGTAGCGCTTGCCGTGCACCTTGCTCATGATGTTTTTGTCGTAGTAGTAGCGCAGTGCTCGACTTAGCTTGTCGTAGTTCATATTGGGCTTGCTCTTGCGCTCGCCCCAGCGTCGCGCCACCTCGTCGGGGTCGGTGAGCTTGAACTCGCCGTGGCCGCCCTCCCACGCGATGCAGCCGGCGTTCGCGCGGTCTGCCAGCAGCTCCAGTAGAAACTGCCACAACTGGATCTGCCCGCTGCCTGTTGGGAAGGGGAGCAGTTAGCCAAGGAGCGGGCAGGTTGGAACTAGGGGGATGGAGGTgaagcaagaaaacaaacccacATCGGAAAGGTCCGACTGCATCCTTGTATGTGGCAGAAGGCAGCTGGTCAACCAGTGTAGACCAGCAGGGCACAACAAAAAAGGCTTTGATTTTTGGGTGACCTTGTTTTGTAGGATGTGGGAAAACCCTGTTCCCTCTGTGGAAAAGTGGTGGTGAACCATAGCCCTAGGAAAGGATCAGACACCAGACCCTCCTACCCTCCTAGTCAGTCTCCTTTACTTAAGACAGAGACTGTACAGGATGAAAGACAGCCGGTGCGGGAGGTCGATCTGCCCAACCAGTTGAGGTCCTGTCCAGAGATCCAGACAGAATGGGCAGTTATGCACGTAGATGATGGGTCTTGGCCCCACCTATACAAGCAATAGACTGTCCCTGCCATCCAAAGGCATACAGTTAAGTAGAACAGGCCCAGCTTGAAGAAGCATTATGTCAGAGAAGAACACAGAGAGGCCCTGTTTACTGAGAAAAGAGGCCAACTCTAGAAGATTCCCATGCTCACCACCCCCAGGTGCACTGACCCCTGTGCAGCTGAGGAAGACGCCAGAACTCTGAGGGGGAGGGTGGTGGGCAATCCTGAAGAAATGGGATTGCAAAAGGATTGTGATCGATTCCCGGCTGGTTTTCCTACAGATCTCAGGATACCTGACAGTGGCAAGTTTCATATGCAAGGGATGAGGGGGGGGTGAATGGCCCAGAACTCACACTTCCCTGTTTTGAAGCCTTAAGCAGACAAAAATCTGGACAAACTGCCCCCCATTCCCCTCTAGAATAAAACAGACTAGCCTCCTCCCTATTCAATGTCACTGACTCAGAACACcagagcttcttttttttccctacagTTTCTACCCCAATTCCTCTAAACCAAACCAGTGACGAGTTAGTTGGTTCCTGGGAGACAGGATTTCGGTTTAGAGCAACCATAGGAAGCTTTGGTCTCAAAGGTGCATCTGAGACCCGAGTGGAAGCAAGACAGAGCCTTGGTCCCCCATCCCTCTTGGTTGGTACAGCTCCCTCCTTCTGGGGAAGAAAAGCACTTGTCAATCTTATCTTTTCTGCCTTCTTGTGAGATTAGGGTGCTGGCGGGGCAAGAGCTATGGTAAAGCATTGAAATGGCAGCCACCAACAGGGTGATTGGGTGACAACAGGCCAGTCATCTACTGCAGGAAACCTGAGTATCAAACACAAGTCAGCAAGTTCGGCAGAGGTACCAGGAAGTACAGGCTAGGGTTTAGGTCCAGGGTGGCTGGAGAGTAATTATCGGGGTCCCCTTGTCAGGAAGTGCTACGACTTGTTCCAAACACAGCTCACACACAAAGGATACCAAAGGCCTTGGCGTAAAAGCTTAGAAAACCCATACTTGGCAGAAAAAGGACTGTAGGCCAAGATTCCCCCTTCGCCTGACCTGACCTGTCCCGAAAATCTAGCATCGGAACGGGGCTCAGAAAATGGACAAGTTAAAGACAAAAAACCAATGTCTCCAGAAAGCCTCTGTACAATCTGACCACGGCCTCCTATTTTCTACAACGTGGGACACTGTCTAGTGGCAGTAGTACGCGTCTTGTTGGGGTTCGTACCCTTGCCCCATCTACTACCGTCGTCCCCATCAACCCAGTGTACCAGCCAGCTCACCTTTCTGTACCGCAGGGCTCAGCGGCCCCCAGCTCGGGCTCTTCCCTTCCTTAAAAAGACCATCTCCGACGGGATCTGCGGCGCGGAAGAAAACAGTCAAGCTGACCTAGGCAGAAGTTGTGAGTTTGACCGAAAGGGCCCAGGGACTGAAATGTTCTGGGGGTCCGGGCCACCAGCTCCTCCTCCCCAAGCTAGGCTGCGACGCGAGCCGGCGCAGAGCCCCTCCGTAGCGCCCAAGTCAGGAAACGCGTCCAGGAAAAAGGAAATCCGCTTTCCGAAGGGGCCGGCTGGAACCTTATAAAACCCAGAGGGGATCGCGCTAGTCGAGTCTGAGCGAGCAGAGCCCCTTGTAAAGAGGAAAGGGGCACTTGGAATTCTCGGCCGGTAAGAACACTTGGAGGACGAAGATGAGGACCCTTGAGGGCTCTGGGGCGACGCCCAGCGGATCACAGCCTCTGGGCAATGTTGGAGCCCGGAGTCCACCACTCCAAAGACCCCTGCTTGCAGCCTCCTACGATCCTGAATCTGCGTGTCATCTAGACCCACACCGAAACCCCGAAGCTCGCTCGCTGCCTACCCTTCAGGTTCCCTGAATGCCCCAAACTCCAACCAgcagtctctctcacacaccccCCAATCGACTCTCTGGAAGCGTCCCCTTTCTTTTGTCCATCGATCTTGCCCCGTGCCTTGACCTAGACTTCCCGCCCAGGGTCTTGGTGTCTCCAGCCCCCGGCTGGTCCCTGGTACCTGGTAGGTACATGTTGATCAGCAGGGGCTGGGAGGTGCCGCTCTGTCTCATCGCTGCCGGGGACTGGGCGGTGGGAGATGGGGGGGACCGCACGGGGGGGCACGTCAGCTTTGCGCTTGGGGTGCCGATACCCGCCCGTGGTGACTGTGGGTGACAGGGAAGAGTAGACGCCGCCGGGTCCGGCAAGGCCTGGCGGGAGCGGGCAGCCAGGGTgtggtgaggagggagggggtcCTGGAGCGATGCTCCCAGCTACAAGGCCGCCTGCAACCCTCCGGCCCCGCGCGGGCAGGGGCCGCAATTTCCGTTTTAATTAAAGTGCGGCCGCCTCGGCCCCCCAgaccccgcccccgcccctctTATCTTCCCATCGCAATAAAGTCTCCAACGCGCTGCGCCTCAGCCAAGCGCACCCGGCAGCCCCCCGCGCCCCGCAGCCCAGGAGACACGCGGGGGATGGGCTCCAGTTCGGAGCTCAGACCCGGccaggagtgtgtgtgtctttttctacCTCCCCGACTCTCAGCAAACGTCGGTGGGGAGAGAATGTGGCCCCACTTTGGACCTCAAAGGCCCCAGCCTCAAGTCCCTTCCACAGGGCCCTCTTTCTAaccacctccctcccctttctcactGCTTACTCTCCGCCCCTTTCCTCCCCCTACCCGGGTCCCCGTCTCCAGGCTGCCTTATCTGCATCTTCACTTTTAAATTTCCGCTTCCCTCCCTCTCGCCTGTCGCTGCGCTCCCAGCCGCGCTGCCGCGCTGCCTTGGTTCTCTTTATCTTTGCCCACCCCCGTgccttctccctctttttttcctaCTCTCTGTAGGTCCCTAGAGACCCGATCCCCGCCTCGatctcctggtttcctgtctcgTCTGGCCCCGGACCTCAGGCAGGGCTCTGGGGCATCTCCCCGGGCAACTTCTGAGTTGCTCTCTTCTTTATTCTCCTCACCTTCTTTTTAGGTCTCTGTGCCTGTTGTTTTTTTCGTCCTGTCTCCTCTTGCCCTCTCCTCcctattttactttgttttttaatctattcAGTTCTTATAAATGGGTTGCCAATCTTGCAACCAATCCAATATACGCCGTGTACAAGTTGCGTTTTTCTTTTAGGTTCCTATTCATTCCCCCCACTTCTCACCACAACAATTTCTCTGCCATCCTTCCCTCACTCTCACAAACACTGCCGCGCTCCTTATGCCTGAATCACACTAGAGGGTTACAGGGATCATAATAGGGTTGTGTCTTGTACAAGTGCCCTCCCTAATTCATGATGTGGCTTCCAAGTAGACCAGGGTATCTGGGTATCTGTGACACTCCCCAGATCTGAGACTGAAGTTGGGCCCCTGCATCAGGAGTGCCTTTTCTGCAACCATGTGATACTTCATATGATAGCTGCTGTCAGAACTGCCATTCTCTGGGTCCTCTCTCTCTGGCTTAAATACAGGGGTGAGGGGCAGCTGGAAACGGGCAGGTCTCCTGCAGGGCCCTTGTTCCCAGGGTGCTTATATGAGAGGCTGCTGCAAATACTCTGTGTGGCTTCTCCGGGGACCCTGTGCACTCTCGCTGTCTGTAAATCATTGGAGAGTTCATCGTTGCCAGTCAAAGGTACCAAGGAGtaggtgaggaggaagagaggcagtCTACAGAATCCTGTCAAAACTGGGATGGAGATTTGGATGCAGATGTAGAATCTGATGGGAGCAAAGGCAGAGAGGGTGGAATGTTTTGGGGGAACAGGCTTGGGACACCACAGAAAGGAGCCTTAGTGTGCTGCCAAAGTCTCAGGCCTCCTTTCTTCTGTGCTCTCTTAGTGCTCCTTCCAAATACTGTGGACATAGGGAAACAGCGAGAAGGTAAGAGTGGGAGGAGCTGGAAAGAGGTTCATCCACTAATTCTTAGCAGGAGGCTGAGACTGGAGGGAGAAGAGTCCAGAGTGGTCTCTATCCAGAGACACTAGCTGTATGCTGGGCAAATATCACGAGCACAGGATACTCTGACTCTCACAGACACTGTCTGTCTGACAGGGATCTTGGGTGCTGAAAGAGTGAGGTgctggccaacacacacacacacacacacacacacacacacacacacacacacacacactccagttcTAAGACATACTGTTAGCGTCAGTAGCCAGGGTACTGGTAGGCCACCACCAAAGATAGCAAAGAAAAGGGTAGTGAGTAGGCACTGTCTATATCTAtgactatatctatatctatatacctatatctatatatataatgtgtgtgtgtgtgtgtgtgtgtgtgtgtgtgtgtgtagggaagaCTCCCCACTTTActtcctctttctcatcctgATAGCAGGTTAAAGGTCAATGAGAGAGTCCTTAGTGGTTTCCCCTCCATTGTCTCACTGCCAAGCTGTGTGTCCTCCTGAGTCCACGGACCATCAACCTGTGGAGAATAGGAGAACCAGAAGTTCTTATAAGCTGCCAGAGGATGATAGATGTGGAAAGTAGAACGCGACCCCTGAATCCAGGGAAACCTAAGAAGCTGGGGAAAAACTGGAGCAAAGGAATCCAAGACCAGCAAATCATTCAGGGTCCCTC
Protein-coding sequences here:
- the Fev gene encoding protein FEV; the protein is MRQSGTSQPLLINMYLPDPVGDGLFKEGKSPSWGPLSPAVQKGSGQIQLWQFLLELLADRANAGCIAWEGGHGEFKLTDPDEVARRWGERKSKPNMNYDKLSRALRYYYDKNIMSKVHGKRYAYRFDFQGLAQACQPPPAHAHAAAAAAAAAAAAQDGALYKLPAGLAPLPFPGLSKLNLMAASAGVAPAGFSYWPGPNATAAAAATAALYPTPGLQPPPGPFGAVAAASHLGGHYH